In Bacillus sp. SB49, a single window of DNA contains:
- a CDS encoding aldehyde dehydrogenase, whose amino-acid sequence MQTIVQQQKAWFKEGHTKSYSFRKEQLLTMKKMLSTFEKPILEALKFDLSKSEYEAYASEIAFLKSEIDHHLKQLKSWMEPQKVKAPLTHTGSKNFIMKEPYGTVLIIAPWNYPVQLALAPVIGAVAAGNTVIIKPSELTPTVSWVLKKMIEQYFPPAFIAVVEGDKEVTQELLDQPLDYIFFTGSVPVGRIIMEKAAKRLIPVTLELGGKSPAIVHKDASIDLAAKRIVWGKFTNAGQTCIAPDYLYVHHEVKAELMKSLQAYIQEFYSSNPLNNEEYTKIVNKAHFDRVAAYLDSGTIVSGGAVNERNQKIEPTILDQVSWQDPVMQEEIFGPILPILTYDSLEEVTGQITEKPKPLALYYFGESEEDQQEILSSISFGGGCINDTLYHIINPHLPFGGVGESGIGSYHGQASFDTFSHSKSITKQTTKFDQSFRYPGSSLGLSIMKRIFG is encoded by the coding sequence ATGCAAACCATCGTGCAGCAGCAGAAAGCATGGTTCAAAGAGGGACATACAAAAAGCTATTCCTTCCGTAAAGAACAGCTTTTAACAATGAAGAAGATGCTGTCAACCTTTGAGAAGCCGATTCTGGAAGCGTTAAAATTCGACCTGAGCAAATCCGAATACGAAGCTTACGCATCTGAAATCGCCTTCTTAAAAAGCGAAATAGATCATCATCTCAAACAGTTGAAATCATGGATGGAACCGCAGAAAGTAAAAGCGCCGTTAACTCACACCGGCTCCAAAAACTTTATTATGAAAGAACCATATGGTACGGTGCTCATCATCGCGCCTTGGAATTATCCGGTTCAATTAGCGCTTGCCCCTGTTATCGGAGCGGTCGCAGCCGGAAACACAGTAATCATAAAACCATCGGAATTGACGCCTACGGTTTCCTGGGTATTAAAAAAAATGATCGAACAATACTTCCCCCCTGCATTCATAGCCGTCGTCGAAGGGGACAAAGAGGTTACCCAGGAGCTTCTCGATCAGCCGCTGGATTACATCTTCTTTACCGGCAGCGTGCCTGTAGGAAGGATCATTATGGAGAAGGCAGCGAAACGTCTCATCCCAGTCACACTTGAATTAGGCGGGAAAAGCCCTGCCATCGTCCATAAGGATGCATCGATCGACCTGGCAGCGAAACGAATTGTCTGGGGTAAGTTCACCAATGCAGGGCAAACGTGCATTGCACCGGACTATCTGTACGTCCATCATGAAGTTAAGGCGGAGCTTATGAAATCTCTGCAGGCGTATATTCAAGAATTCTACAGCTCCAATCCTTTAAATAATGAAGAGTATACAAAGATTGTAAACAAGGCACACTTCGATCGTGTCGCTGCCTACCTGGATTCCGGAACCATCGTATCAGGTGGCGCCGTTAATGAAAGGAATCAAAAAATTGAGCCTACGATCCTTGACCAAGTCTCCTGGCAGGACCCTGTCATGCAGGAAGAGATATTCGGGCCGATTCTTCCTATCCTGACGTATGATTCCCTGGAAGAAGTCACAGGACAGATCACAGAAAAACCAAAGCCGCTTGCCTTATATTACTTCGGAGAGTCGGAAGAAGATCAGCAGGAGATCCTGTCTTCCATTTCATTCGGTGGCGGATGCATTAATGACACCCTTTATCACATTATCAACCCCCACCTCCCATTCGGAGGGGTTGGAGAAAGTGGAATCGGCAGTTATCATGGACAAGCAAGTTTTGATACGTTCTCTCATTCGAAGAGTATTACGAAACAAACTACGAAATTCGACCAAAGTTTCCGCTACCCCGGCTCTAGTTTGGGACTATCCATCATGAAACGGATATTCGGCTGA
- a CDS encoding small acid-soluble spore protein P, translating to MGGKRMGPKQQKQPNLPLGPDQGYGEPAQGSHKVKTANHSRQKQKSSHDM from the coding sequence ATGGGTGGTAAACGAATGGGTCCGAAACAACAGAAGCAGCCGAATTTACCTTTAGGACCGGATCAGGGTTACGGGGAACCGGCACAAGGTTCTCATAAAGTGAAGACGGCCAATCATTCCCGCCAGAAACAAAAGTCATCCCATGACATGTGA
- a CDS encoding DNA polymerase IV has product MSSKWYPKNGRVIFHVDMNSFYASVEAAYDPALKGKPLAIAGNPEERKGIVVTSSYEARKYGVKTTMLVGEAKRLCPDLIVMRPNFERYRAASKEMFKILSDVTPTVQPVSIDEGYMDITDCEDQGSPPEIAEKIQQRIANELDLPCSIGIAPNKFLAKMASDMKKPMGITILRKRKLDEQLWPLPIEEMYGVGQKTAEKLRRLGIENIGHLASHSALELKRVLGINGERLKNRANGLDDRPVDPDAVHEFKSIGTSTTLPADTVDDHEIRSVLRRLSGKVEARMKSKNVLARNVQLMIRYHDRKTVTRSRQLRDFIATTDDLFQIAIRLFDEHWNQQPVRLLGVTASDLAEKSEVTQQLDLFNYEQYAGKERLYKAIDELTDKYGKNPFRRLTDKEESPVTTSFQKDFLDDFKK; this is encoded by the coding sequence ATGTCATCGAAATGGTACCCAAAGAACGGCCGGGTCATTTTTCATGTGGATATGAACAGCTTTTATGCATCCGTCGAAGCTGCCTATGATCCGGCTTTGAAAGGGAAACCACTAGCGATTGCAGGAAACCCTGAAGAACGGAAGGGGATTGTCGTAACGAGCAGCTACGAAGCCCGTAAATACGGGGTGAAAACGACCATGCTTGTCGGTGAGGCAAAACGTTTATGTCCGGATTTAATCGTCATGCGCCCCAATTTCGAAAGGTATCGGGCTGCATCAAAAGAAATGTTCAAAATCCTTTCCGATGTGACGCCGACTGTCCAGCCCGTTTCCATCGATGAAGGGTATATGGATATAACGGACTGTGAGGATCAAGGCTCCCCTCCTGAAATTGCAGAAAAAATCCAGCAGCGCATAGCGAATGAGCTGGATCTCCCCTGCAGTATAGGAATTGCGCCGAACAAATTCCTTGCCAAGATGGCATCGGATATGAAAAAACCGATGGGAATTACGATTTTAAGGAAACGAAAGCTTGATGAACAGCTTTGGCCGCTTCCAATTGAAGAAATGTACGGTGTAGGTCAGAAAACAGCAGAGAAGCTCAGACGGCTTGGGATAGAGAACATTGGACATCTTGCTTCCCATTCTGCTTTAGAGCTGAAGAGGGTCCTCGGTATTAATGGAGAGCGGCTTAAAAATCGTGCCAACGGATTAGATGACCGCCCCGTTGACCCTGATGCTGTTCATGAGTTCAAAAGTATTGGAACTTCAACCACGCTGCCGGCAGACACGGTGGATGATCATGAGATCCGCTCCGTTCTCCGCCGCTTATCAGGTAAAGTAGAGGCAAGGATGAAGAGCAAAAATGTACTGGCCCGGAATGTGCAGCTGATGATTCGTTATCATGACAGGAAGACCGTTACAAGAAGCAGACAACTGCGCGATTTCATTGCGACGACAGACGACTTATTCCAAATCGCCATCCGGCTTTTCGATGAGCATTGGAATCAGCAGCCCGTCCGTCTGCTTGGAGTGACCGCAAGTGATCTCGCAGAGAAGTCCGAAGTTACCCAGCAGCTGGACCTTTTCAATTATGAGCAGTATGCCGGGAAAGAAAGGCTTTACAAAGCGATCGATGAGCTTACGGATAAATATGGGAAGAACCCGTTCCGGAGATTGACGGACAAAGAGGAGAGTCCAGTGACGACCAGTTTTCAAAAGGATTTCCTTGATGATTTTAAAAAGTGA
- the namA gene encoding NADPH dehydrogenase NamA has protein sequence MKHKLFHPYTVKDVTLKNRIVMSPMCMYSAHDQDGKVQPFHLAHYESRSAGQVGLVIIEATSVLPEGRISHEDLGIWEDEQIEGLKQINEGIHRHGAKAGIQLAHAGRKANLRDEIFAPTQEAFSSSMKVPTEMSKADIDRTIDAFREAASRSKRAGFDIIELHAAHGYLINQFLSPLTNKRTDEYGGSRANRYRFLKEIIKGVKEVWDGPLFTRISGEEYREGGNQMEDFIYFSEEMKKQGVDLIDVSSGGVVPASIEPYPGYQVKFAEQVKEGASIDTGAVGLITTGNQAEEILQNDRADLIFLARPLLRNPYWAKQAADELGYPLEGPIQYTRAW, from the coding sequence ATGAAGCACAAACTATTTCACCCTTATACAGTAAAAGATGTTACATTGAAGAATCGAATCGTCATGTCACCTATGTGCATGTATTCAGCTCACGACCAGGACGGAAAGGTCCAACCTTTTCACTTGGCTCATTATGAGAGCCGTTCGGCAGGACAGGTAGGACTGGTCATCATTGAAGCAACTTCCGTCCTCCCGGAAGGGCGTATCTCCCATGAAGATCTCGGAATATGGGAAGACGAACAAATCGAAGGATTGAAGCAGATAAATGAAGGCATCCATCGTCACGGTGCAAAAGCAGGCATCCAACTGGCCCATGCCGGCAGGAAAGCCAATTTACGCGATGAGATTTTCGCACCGACGCAAGAAGCATTCAGCTCTTCCATGAAAGTACCTACGGAAATGTCGAAAGCGGATATCGACAGGACGATCGATGCCTTCAGAGAAGCCGCTTCCCGTTCCAAGCGCGCAGGATTCGATATTATCGAACTTCATGCGGCTCACGGATATTTGATCAACCAGTTCCTTTCTCCACTTACAAACAAAAGGACTGATGAATATGGTGGAAGCCGTGCCAACCGATACCGCTTCCTTAAAGAAATTATCAAGGGCGTTAAAGAGGTATGGGATGGACCATTGTTCACACGCATCTCCGGTGAAGAGTACCGGGAAGGTGGAAATCAGATGGAAGACTTCATCTATTTCTCCGAGGAAATGAAAAAACAGGGCGTGGACCTGATCGATGTCAGTTCAGGAGGAGTCGTTCCGGCAAGCATCGAACCGTACCCTGGATACCAGGTGAAATTCGCTGAACAAGTGAAAGAAGGTGCCTCTATCGATACAGGGGCTGTCGGGCTGATTACGACTGGAAACCAGGCCGAAGAAATTCTCCAGAACGACCGGGCGGATTTGATTTTTCTTGCGAGGCCTCTTCTGCGCAACCCATACTGGGCCAAGCAGGCTGCCGATGAGCTTGGATATCCCCTCGAAGGACCGATTCAGTACACAAGAGCATGGTGA
- a CDS encoding ABC transporter permease: MILRKSVLRTLKERKFQYGGVMLLLMLAVMLYVSLSMAIAALDKRNETFIEDYRQESFHIVTSEEPSARLLTSWTDKYEATLEKRKFKDLQVSESSTLRLLTPTEKINKPYLSEGKMPNNAGEVAIAPVFAEANGISIGDELETEAGVLEVTGFVYLPDYIYMVKEQTDVLSHAEAFGIGVATEETIDHFPGIARTEVLGMSVENPDRFMEAIRQEISVLQYVPADENARIQYVETEIEGAERMVTTLPLVILALSVFMVLLLMKRRIDMQRRELGTLMAMGYRRGELMKHYLTYAWVIGLSGTLLGVAAGSLLSLPLSDLYAVYFNLPAFETFTWNLSVLIIGLLVPVVLLLLSTATLIWRALQSDPLTLLRPKEMSRGKKSWLEKLPFVRNGSFLRRFRLRLIIRSKARALYVFAGVIFSSVLLLIGLITFQSMDRLVEQTYEEIQAYNYAVHYSGIKTADPEEEASPFTMTNLSVKGTDVTINGFGIDPETDHMRLQAGGENMNERLKKGAILSAPLAAVLKVKEGDTVTFHGEGGELRAKVTGIADMYIGNNVFLERTQMNEKLGLPENGYTGVWQDRKPETADDIYMVEDKQRLMDSFEATSGATRSSVLVMAAFAFFIGVLILTLLIHLIVEENSSSISLLKVMGYRDEEISKLLLRVYTPVVFLAYFVSIPLAGWSLEQTMNSLVEETGFLLPTDVNVWMGAIGLAAIGFTYWFSLFLSKRKLRKVSLQEALSKQAE; this comes from the coding sequence ATGATTCTTCGGAAGTCTGTGCTTCGTACCCTGAAAGAGAGGAAGTTTCAATACGGCGGGGTCATGCTCCTGCTTATGCTTGCGGTCATGCTTTACGTCAGTTTATCTATGGCAATCGCTGCCTTGGATAAAAGAAATGAAACATTTATAGAGGATTACAGGCAGGAGTCTTTTCATATAGTTACGAGCGAAGAGCCGTCGGCCCGCCTGCTTACCAGTTGGACTGATAAATATGAAGCAACGCTTGAAAAGCGGAAATTTAAAGATCTGCAGGTATCCGAATCGTCTACCCTTCGCCTCCTTACTCCTACGGAAAAGATAAATAAGCCCTACCTTTCAGAAGGAAAGATGCCGAATAATGCCGGTGAAGTTGCCATCGCACCGGTTTTTGCAGAGGCCAATGGGATTTCCATCGGAGATGAGTTGGAAACGGAGGCAGGCGTTTTAGAAGTCACTGGTTTTGTATATTTGCCTGATTATATCTACATGGTCAAGGAGCAGACGGACGTGCTGAGCCATGCAGAGGCATTTGGTATCGGTGTTGCCACCGAAGAAACCATCGATCATTTTCCGGGAATCGCAAGGACAGAGGTTCTCGGGATGTCCGTAGAAAACCCGGATCGATTCATGGAAGCCATTCGTCAGGAGATTTCCGTCCTGCAGTACGTTCCGGCTGATGAGAATGCAAGAATTCAGTACGTCGAGACAGAGATCGAAGGGGCGGAACGTATGGTAACGACGCTCCCGCTGGTCATCCTTGCTCTCTCCGTATTCATGGTGCTGCTTTTGATGAAGCGTAGGATCGATATGCAACGGCGGGAGTTAGGTACGCTGATGGCGATGGGGTACAGGAGGGGAGAGTTGATGAAGCATTACTTGACCTATGCCTGGGTCATTGGTTTATCCGGTACCCTTTTAGGAGTGGCTGCAGGTTCCTTGTTATCCCTGCCGTTATCTGATTTGTACGCAGTTTATTTCAACTTGCCGGCTTTCGAAACCTTTACCTGGAATCTCTCTGTTCTTATCATCGGCCTTCTTGTACCGGTGGTGCTCCTTTTATTATCTACAGCGACACTCATTTGGCGTGCGCTTCAAAGTGACCCTTTGACGCTGCTTCGTCCGAAGGAGATGAGCAGAGGGAAGAAATCCTGGTTGGAAAAGCTGCCCTTTGTGAGAAATGGAAGTTTCCTGCGGCGTTTCAGGCTGCGGCTGATCATTCGCAGTAAAGCGAGGGCGTTGTACGTGTTCGCCGGGGTTATTTTCTCGTCGGTCCTGCTGCTTATCGGTCTCATCACCTTTCAAAGCATGGATCGACTGGTAGAGCAAACATACGAAGAAATACAGGCTTATAATTATGCTGTCCACTATTCAGGAATCAAGACTGCGGATCCGGAAGAAGAGGCCAGTCCTTTCACAATGACAAATCTATCCGTCAAGGGAACAGACGTAACGATCAACGGTTTCGGCATAGATCCCGAAACAGATCACATGCGGCTTCAGGCCGGAGGAGAGAATATGAACGAGCGTTTGAAAAAGGGAGCAATTCTCAGCGCACCTTTGGCTGCCGTACTGAAGGTGAAGGAAGGGGATACGGTTACCTTTCATGGAGAAGGCGGCGAACTGCGTGCAAAGGTCACCGGTATTGCCGATATGTACATCGGAAACAACGTGTTTCTCGAGAGGACACAGATGAATGAAAAGCTCGGTCTTCCTGAAAACGGATATACGGGGGTATGGCAGGACCGGAAACCGGAAACCGCCGATGATATCTATATGGTTGAGGACAAACAAAGGCTGATGGACAGCTTTGAAGCCACTTCAGGAGCTACTCGCAGTTCTGTACTAGTTATGGCAGCTTTCGCATTTTTTATCGGTGTACTTATATTGACATTGCTGATCCATTTAATCGTCGAGGAAAACAGCTCCTCCATTTCCTTGCTTAAAGTCATGGGATATCGTGATGAAGAAATTTCCAAGTTGCTGCTGCGTGTTTACACGCCTGTCGTTTTTCTCGCCTATTTTGTTTCCATTCCACTTGCCGGCTGGTCCCTGGAACAGACGATGAATTCATTGGTGGAAGAAACGGGATTCCTTCTCCCGACGGATGTGAACGTGTGGATGGGGGCCATCGGGCTGGCGGCCATCGGTTTTACCTATTGGTTCTCCCTGTTTTTATCCAAACGGAAATTAAGGAAAGTATCGCTTCAGGAAGCACTCAGTAAACAAGCAGAGTAG
- a CDS encoding YpzI family protein — translation MGRDRQEKKLKRSGKVQSDRDQKLSYNGATMMEGPEEARKRR, via the coding sequence ATGGGTAGAGATCGTCAGGAGAAGAAATTGAAGCGTTCTGGAAAGGTTCAGTCGGATCGCGATCAAAAGTTGAGTTACAATGGTGCAACGATGATGGAAGGGCCGGAAGAAGCCCGGAAGCGCCGATAA
- a CDS encoding ABC transporter ATP-binding protein, with translation MAISVQNVEKTYQSGEVKIEALKHVTLDIDDNEIIAILGPSGSGKSTLLNVIGGIDRCDSGTVIMNGLDLSTCKDKELTEYRRKHAGFIFQQYNLIPTLTVKENIEVGREQSSRPLDMEEILGKVGMYDKRDKFPYQLSGGEQQRVAIARALIKNPEVLLCDEPTGALDEETGKKVLALLRFVQETYGTMVLIITHNQGIGEMAHKVVRMKSGAIVETYKNEQPVDPEKVKWS, from the coding sequence ATGGCTATTTCAGTCCAGAACGTAGAGAAAACGTATCAAAGCGGAGAAGTGAAAATAGAAGCGTTAAAGCATGTGACATTAGATATTGATGATAACGAGATCATAGCCATTTTAGGGCCTTCAGGGTCCGGGAAATCGACTTTATTAAATGTGATCGGAGGCATAGACCGCTGTGATTCAGGGACGGTTATCATGAACGGATTGGACCTTAGCACCTGCAAAGACAAAGAACTTACAGAATATCGAAGAAAACATGCGGGGTTCATATTTCAGCAATACAACTTGATTCCGACTTTAACAGTGAAAGAAAATATTGAAGTCGGAAGAGAACAGAGCAGCCGACCGCTTGATATGGAAGAAATACTTGGCAAGGTCGGGATGTATGATAAGAGGGATAAATTCCCTTATCAGCTGAGTGGAGGAGAACAGCAGCGTGTCGCCATTGCGCGTGCCTTGATCAAAAACCCGGAAGTTCTTTTATGTGATGAGCCAACTGGTGCCTTGGATGAAGAAACCGGAAAGAAAGTCCTGGCACTGCTCCGCTTCGTTCAAGAAACATACGGAACGATGGTGCTGATTATCACCCATAATCAGGGAATCGGAGAAATGGCGCATAAAGTCGTCCGAATGAAAAGCGGAGCAATCGTAGAGACGTATAAGAACGAACAACCTGTTGATCCGGAGAAGGTGAAGTGGTCATGA
- a CDS encoding DUF3892 domain-containing protein — translation MPERIVAVRKNGQGSIIEMQLSSGDVVDYKQAHEMARNGELEHVNLIRGKDGEDHLRSEPDGITSNNLDNLPTF, via the coding sequence ATGCCGGAACGAATTGTGGCAGTCAGAAAAAACGGACAAGGCAGCATTATAGAAATGCAGTTGTCGTCTGGAGATGTTGTCGATTATAAACAGGCACACGAAATGGCGCGCAACGGGGAACTGGAACATGTGAACCTCATCAGAGGGAAGGATGGAGAAGATCATCTGCGCAGTGAACCGGATGGCATTACCTCCAACAATCTGGATAACCTTCCAACCTTTTAA
- the rnz gene encoding ribonuclease Z — MELFFLGTGSGVPSKERNVSSLALRMLEERGTTWIFDCGEGTQHQILNTNLRPRRIEVIFITHLHGDHIYGLPGLLSSRSFQGGESPVTVYGPAGLKEYIDWSLRLSGTHLRYPLRVVEIKEGMLFEDDQFIVEAVKLQHGLESYGYLLKEKDRLGELQPHRLKELGIQPGPIYQTIKEQETTRLEDGRVIHRSDVLGPAEKGRKLAILGDTRYLPSLADKLQLVDVLVHEATFAGDEEQMAYDYYHSTVKQAASLADAAGAGELILNHVSSRYQGKAVEQLAEEARSIFPNTTIAHDFYRHTISRNR, encoded by the coding sequence ATGGAATTATTTTTTCTCGGAACGGGATCAGGAGTCCCCTCAAAAGAACGCAACGTCTCTTCTCTGGCACTCCGCATGCTGGAAGAGCGCGGTACGACATGGATCTTTGACTGCGGTGAAGGAACGCAGCATCAAATCTTGAACACGAACCTCCGCCCTCGGCGCATTGAGGTCATTTTTATCACCCACCTGCACGGAGATCACATCTACGGTCTTCCCGGTCTGCTGAGCAGCCGGTCTTTCCAGGGTGGCGAATCGCCTGTAACCGTTTACGGCCCGGCAGGATTGAAAGAGTATATCGACTGGAGTCTTCGGCTCAGCGGCACCCACCTCCGCTATCCGCTCCGCGTAGTGGAAATAAAGGAAGGGATGCTTTTCGAAGACGATCAGTTCATTGTAGAAGCGGTCAAATTACAACACGGCCTCGAAAGCTACGGGTATCTTTTGAAAGAGAAAGACAGATTAGGAGAACTGCAGCCGCACAGATTAAAGGAACTCGGCATACAGCCCGGGCCGATTTACCAGACGATCAAAGAGCAGGAAACGACCCGATTGGAAGACGGCCGGGTTATCCATCGTTCCGACGTGCTCGGCCCTGCGGAGAAGGGCAGAAAGCTGGCCATTCTCGGGGATACCAGATACCTCCCCTCCCTTGCAGATAAACTTCAGCTTGTAGATGTCCTCGTTCACGAGGCGACGTTTGCCGGTGATGAAGAACAGATGGCATATGACTATTATCATTCCACAGTCAAGCAGGCTGCGTCACTGGCAGATGCAGCGGGAGCCGGCGAACTTATTCTCAACCATGTATCCTCAAGGTATCAAGGGAAAGCCGTGGAACAGTTGGCGGAAGAGGCACGTTCTATCTTTCCGAACACGACGATCGCCCATGATTTCTATCGTCATACTATAAGCAGAAACCGTTAA